A region from the Buchnera aphidicola (Astegopteryx bambusae) genome encodes:
- the acpS gene encoding holo-ACP synthase gives MSIIGIGIDIVEINRIKKVYNCFKNKFAERILSKLEFKKYLFLKNKIKFLTKIFSLKEACSKALGTGIRKKISFKNIEIYNNKLGKPKIRFLKNVLIFSKNMKVRKKYVSISYEKKYFCALVILEN, from the coding sequence ATGAGTATCATAGGAATAGGTATTGATATAGTTGAAATAAATAGAATAAAAAAAGTTTACAATTGTTTTAAAAATAAATTTGCGGAAAGAATTTTATCTAAATTAGAATTTAAGAAATATTTATTTTTAAAAAATAAAATAAAATTTTTAACTAAAATATTTTCTTTAAAAGAAGCTTGCTCAAAAGCTTTAGGTACTGGAATTAGAAAAAAAATATCTTTTAAAAATATAGAAATATATAATAATAAATTAGGTAAACCTAAAATAAGATTTTTAAAAAATGTTTTAATATTTTCCAAAAATATGAAAGTAAGAAAAAAATATGTTAGTATAAGTTATGAAAAAAAATATTTTTGTGCTCTAGTAATATTAGAAAATTAA
- the era gene encoding GTPase Era — protein sequence MKNFCGTILISGRTNVGKSTLFNKLIGNKLSIVSNRKNTTTKYILGVNNNINYQSIFIDTPGFNNKYYKYNKLKIFDKNLYIDIIILIIDRNIWKKEDSKISKIANKNKIPIILLINKIDKIKNKNILLPFLKKKFKKYNFSEIIPISSKKNIYSEKVKKIIEAKLPCRKHIFKKDFITYNTKEFIVSEIFREKFMYNLRDEIPYNINIKVQFIKKIFHEKLYIKLFIIPKNVRYKKIIIGKNGNIIKKCCFKAKKDLEKIFNKKIHINIIIKSI from the coding sequence ATGAAAAATTTTTGTGGAACAATTTTGATTTCTGGAAGAACTAATGTAGGAAAATCTACTTTATTTAATAAATTAATTGGTAATAAATTATCAATAGTATCTAATAGAAAAAATACTACAACAAAATATATATTAGGAGTTAATAATAATATAAACTATCAATCAATTTTTATTGATACTCCTGGATTTAATAATAAATATTATAAATATAACAAATTAAAAATATTTGATAAAAATTTATATATAGACATAATAATTTTAATTATAGATAGAAATATATGGAAAAAAGAAGATTCTAAAATTTCAAAAATTGCAAATAAAAATAAAATTCCGATAATTTTATTAATTAATAAAATAGACAAAATAAAAAATAAAAATATACTATTACCATTTTTAAAAAAAAAATTTAAAAAATATAATTTTTCAGAAATAATACCAATTTCTTCTAAAAAAAATATTTATTCTGAAAAAGTAAAAAAAATTATAGAAGCAAAATTACCTTGTAGAAAACATATTTTTAAAAAAGATTTTATAACTTATAATACTAAAGAATTCATTGTTTCAGAAATCTTTAGAGAAAAGTTTATGTATAATTTAAGAGATGAAATACCATATAATATTAATATAAAAGTACAATTTATAAAAAAAATATTTCATGAAAAATTATATATTAAATTGTTTATAATACCAAAGAATGTTAGATATAAAAAAATTATTATTGGAAAAAATGGAAATATTATAAAAAAATGTTGTTTTAAAGCTAAAAAAGACTTAGAAAAAATTTTTAATAAAAAAATACATATTAATATTATAATAAAATCCATTTAA
- the rnc gene encoding ribonuclease III, which produces MNFIEIQKIQKTLGYVFNKTELLKQALTHRSASNKHNERLEFLGDSILSFIIANALYKYFPSVNEGDMSRMRATLVRGNTLAKIAHKFDLGEYLKLGQGELKSGGFRRESILANTVEALIGSIFLDSNINITEKLILKWYDNRLKYINPEDTKKDPKTRLQEFLQSKHLPLPIYFIIQVYGEAHSQLFTIRCKICGVKNHIVGIGSSRRKAEQDAAKRALLKLGIE; this is translated from the coding sequence ATGAATTTTATAGAAATACAAAAAATACAAAAAACATTAGGTTATGTATTTAATAAAACAGAATTATTAAAGCAAGCATTAACTCACAGAAGCGCTAGTAATAAACATAACGAAAGATTAGAATTTTTAGGAGATTCTATTTTAAGTTTTATAATAGCAAATGCATTATATAAGTATTTTCCTTCAGTCAATGAAGGAGATATGAGTAGAATGAGAGCTACATTAGTCAGAGGAAATACTTTAGCTAAAATAGCTCATAAATTTGATTTAGGAGAATATTTAAAATTAGGACAAGGAGAATTAAAAAGTGGGGGGTTCAGGAGAGAATCTATATTAGCAAACACTGTAGAAGCTTTAATAGGAAGTATTTTTTTAGATAGTAATATAAATATAACTGAAAAATTAATTTTAAAATGGTATGATAATAGATTAAAATATATAAATCCTGAAGATACTAAAAAAGATCCGAAAACTAGATTACAAGAATTTTTACAATCTAAACATTTACCTTTGCCTATATATTTCATTATTCAAGTATATGGAGAGGCTCACAGCCAATTGTTTACTATAAGATGCAAAATTTGTGGAGTAAAAAATCATATAGTTGGTATAGGATCAAGTAGAAGAAAAGCAGAACAAGATGCAGCGAAAAGAGCTTTATTAAAATTAGGGATAGAATAA
- the lepB gene encoding signal peptidase I yields the protein MRNNNINKFISSFFYTFLVIFIVKSFFYESFKIRSSSMFPTLIDGDFIIVEKFCYGIKDPIFNINILNYKQPKHGDIIIFRYPRNKKIFFVKRIAAIPGDIIKYNSINNKIFIYRKYLNKNKKHITKILFYKIIKNNINEKKYIKHVFENLCFNKKILLYKKFSKNKKNFMYILCVPKNNYFVLGDNLKNSLDSRFWGFVPEKNVIGKVRMIWMNITNTKKNYFCNIMFNRIGTTF from the coding sequence ATGAGAAATAATAATATTAACAAATTTATTAGTTCATTTTTTTATACATTTTTAGTAATTTTTATAGTAAAATCATTTTTTTATGAGTCTTTTAAAATTAGATCTAGTTCTATGTTTCCTACATTAATAGATGGTGACTTTATAATAGTAGAAAAATTTTGTTATGGTATAAAGGATCCTATATTTAATATAAACATATTAAATTATAAACAACCAAAACATGGCGACATAATTATTTTTAGATATCCTAGAAATAAAAAAATTTTTTTTGTAAAAAGAATAGCAGCAATACCAGGAGACATAATAAAATACAATTCTATTAATAATAAAATTTTTATATACAGAAAATATTTAAATAAAAATAAAAAACATATAACAAAAATATTATTTTATAAAATTATAAAAAATAATATTAATGAAAAAAAATATATTAAACATGTTTTTGAAAATTTATGTTTTAATAAAAAAATTTTATTATATAAAAAATTTTCAAAAAATAAAAAAAATTTTATGTATATACTATGTGTGCCAAAAAATAACTATTTTGTATTAGGAGACAATTTAAAAAATAGTTTAGATAGTAGATTTTGGGGTTTTGTTCCAGAGAAAAATGTTATTGGAAAAGTACGTATGATTTGGATGAATATAACAAATACGAAAAAAAATTATTTTTGCAACATAATGTTTAATAGAATAGGCACTACTTTTTAA
- the lepA gene encoding translation elongation factor 4, whose translation MKNIRNFSIIAHIDHGKSTLSDRIIQICNGLPKREMKNRILDSMDLEKERGITIKAQSVSLNYTSISGKKFLFNLIDTPGHVNFSYEVSRSLYACEGVLLIIDSTQGVEAQTLSNCQFAMKMNLKIIPVLNKIDLLTSNISKSIKEIKNIIGITTKDYVKCSAKTGEGIKKLLEKIIKIIPFPKGENRGKLQALIIDSWFDNYLGVIILVRIKNGILLKNSKIRIINTGYIFKVEKVGIFTPKKIFKSCLKSGEIGWAICGTKEISKISVGYTITNFDNLEKKNIQKINKIKPQIYISLFPIDPDKYKILKDGIKKLSLNDNALSYDIEHSNSLGFGFRCGFVGILHMEIIKERLEREYYVNLISTSPNVIYKVYTKKNKVYYIDNPSKFPKKQYIKYIKEPISKCIILSPIKFFGKIINLCIKKRGIQKEIKYYKNQIFIIYEIPTSEIIINFFDELKSISKGYASLEYNFLKYKKSNVVKLDILINSKKIDALSFIIFYKNVYSFSKKILKKIKKTISRHQFDIVIQASVENKIISKEKIKQLRKNVLSKCYGGDITRKKKLLQKQKYGKKKLKKIGNVSIPQETFFSILKKN comes from the coding sequence ATGAAAAACATAAGAAATTTTTCTATTATAGCACATATAGATCATGGAAAATCTACTTTGTCAGATAGAATTATTCAGATATGTAATGGATTACCAAAACGAGAAATGAAAAATAGAATTTTAGATTCTATGGATTTAGAAAAAGAAAGAGGTATTACTATTAAAGCCCAAAGTGTATCATTAAATTATACATCTATTTCAGGGAAGAAATTTTTATTTAACTTAATAGATACTCCAGGTCATGTTAACTTTTCTTATGAAGTTTCTAGATCATTATATGCATGTGAAGGAGTATTGTTAATAATAGATTCTACGCAAGGAGTAGAAGCTCAAACATTGTCAAATTGTCAATTTGCAATGAAAATGAATTTAAAAATAATACCAGTGTTGAATAAAATAGATTTATTAACTTCTAACATTTCTAAATCTATTAAAGAAATAAAAAATATAATAGGAATTACAACAAAAGATTATGTAAAATGTTCTGCGAAAACTGGAGAAGGTATAAAAAAATTATTAGAAAAAATAATTAAAATTATACCTTTCCCAAAAGGTGAAAATCGAGGAAAATTACAAGCATTAATAATAGATTCATGGTTTGATAATTATCTAGGGGTAATAATTTTAGTTAGAATAAAAAATGGTATATTATTAAAAAATTCTAAAATAAGAATAATAAATACTGGATATATTTTTAAAGTAGAAAAAGTAGGAATTTTTACTCCAAAAAAAATTTTTAAAAGTTGTTTAAAAAGTGGAGAAATAGGATGGGCAATATGTGGAACTAAAGAGATTTCAAAAATATCAGTTGGTTATACGATTACTAATTTTGATAATTTAGAAAAAAAAAATATACAAAAAATTAATAAAATAAAACCTCAAATATATATAAGTCTATTTCCAATTGATCCTGATAAATATAAAATATTAAAAGATGGAATAAAAAAATTAAGTTTAAATGACAATGCTTTATCTTATGATATAGAACATTCAAATTCTTTAGGATTTGGTTTTAGATGTGGTTTTGTTGGTATATTGCATATGGAAATAATAAAAGAAAGATTAGAAAGAGAATATTATGTAAATTTAATATCCACATCACCAAATGTTATATATAAAGTGTATACTAAAAAAAATAAAGTTTATTATATAGATAATCCTTCTAAATTTCCTAAAAAACAATATATAAAATATATAAAAGAACCTATTTCTAAATGTATAATTTTATCTCCAATAAAATTTTTTGGTAAAATAATTAATCTTTGTATAAAAAAAAGAGGAATACAGAAAGAAATAAAATATTATAAAAATCAAATTTTTATAATTTATGAAATACCAACTTCAGAAATAATTATAAATTTTTTTGATGAACTAAAATCTATTTCAAAAGGATATGCTTCTTTAGAATATAATTTTCTAAAATATAAAAAATCAAATGTAGTAAAATTAGATATATTAATAAATTCAAAAAAAATTGATGCATTATCTTTTATAATATTTTATAAAAATGTTTATAGTTTTTCTAAAAAAATATTGAAAAAAATAAAAAAAACTATTTCTAGACATCAATTTGATATTGTTATACAAGCATCTGTAGAAAATAAAATAATATCTAAAGAAAAAATAAAACAATTAAGAAAAAATGTACTTTCTAAATGTTATGGAGGGGATATTACAAGAAAAAAAAAATTATTGCAAAAACAAAAATATGGTAAAAAAAAATTAAAAAAAATTGGTAATGTAAGTATACCTCAAGAAACTTTTTTCTCTATTTTAAAGAAAAATTAA
- the mnmA gene encoding tRNA 2-thiouridine(34) synthase MnmA, which produces MKRKKVIVAMSGGVDSSVSAWILKKKYNVEGLFMKNWEENDTKNFCASKKDLEDVKKVCNLIKIPFHKINFSIEYWEKVFSKFLLELKNGKTPNPDILCNKEIKFKIFLNFAIKHLKADFIATGHYARLHCIHKKFFLKKGLDKKKDQSYFLYTLKKNQLKKILFPIGNMQKKKVRLIANKLKMSVANKKDSMGICFIGPKNLQNFLKKYISEKIGNIFTISGNCVGKHYGLHNCTLGQRRKIGYIKKKNIINKFSPIYVVGKNIKKNIILVCKGYNNPHLMSIGMFIKKINILVKVDIRKTLFCSIKIRHQKKVFKCFVKFKYKNIVKVIFENPISSITPGQSAVFYISNICLGGGIIFKKIPLIKNIKI; this is translated from the coding sequence ATGAAAAGAAAAAAAGTAATAGTTGCAATGTCTGGTGGTGTTGATTCATCAGTTTCTGCTTGGATTTTAAAAAAAAAATATAATGTAGAAGGATTATTTATGAAAAATTGGGAAGAAAATGATACAAAAAATTTTTGCGCCTCTAAAAAGGATTTAGAAGACGTTAAAAAAGTTTGTAATTTAATAAAAATTCCATTTCATAAAATAAATTTTTCTATAGAATATTGGGAAAAAGTTTTTTCAAAATTTTTGCTTGAATTAAAAAATGGAAAAACTCCAAATCCAGATATTTTATGTAATAAAGAAATAAAATTTAAAATCTTTTTAAATTTTGCTATAAAACATTTAAAAGCAGATTTTATAGCTACAGGACATTATGCTAGATTACATTGTATTCATAAAAAATTTTTTTTAAAAAAAGGATTAGATAAAAAAAAAGATCAAAGTTATTTTTTATATACATTAAAAAAAAATCAATTAAAAAAGATTTTGTTTCCAATAGGAAATATGCAAAAAAAAAAAGTAAGATTGATTGCAAACAAATTAAAAATGTCTGTGGCTAATAAAAAAGATTCTATGGGGATATGTTTTATAGGACCTAAAAATTTACAAAATTTTTTAAAAAAATATATTTCTGAAAAAATAGGAAATATATTTACAATTTCAGGAAATTGCGTTGGAAAACATTATGGATTACATAATTGTACTTTAGGTCAAAGAAGAAAAATAGGATATATAAAAAAAAAAAATATTATAAATAAATTTTCTCCTATATACGTAGTTGGAAAAAATATTAAAAAAAATATTATATTAGTTTGCAAAGGATATAATAATCCTCATTTAATGTCTATTGGCATGTTTATAAAAAAAATAAATATTTTAGTAAAAGTTGATATACGAAAAACTTTGTTTTGCTCTATAAAAATAAGACATCAAAAAAAAGTTTTTAAATGTTTTGTAAAATTTAAATATAAAAACATAGTTAAAGTTATATTTGAAAATCCTATTTCTTCTATAACACCTGGACAATCTGCTGTATTTTATATATCTAATATATGTTTAGGAGGAGGCATAATTTTTAAAAAAATTCCATTGATAAAAAATATAAAAATATAA
- a CDS encoding enoyl-ACP reductase FabI has protein sequence MHLLFKKKILILGIRNKFSIAYGIAKSMILYKAKLAITYFNDREKKFIKNFANQNNCKIILKCDVSSDRSINNLFLKLSKYWKNFDGLVHSIAFAEKKQFSKNYLDIIDRRNFLLSHEISSYSFLALCKACKHMLNKNSSLLTISYLGSNLVVPNYNVMGPAKASLESNVKYIDYYFKKKYIRANAISVGPTKTTSSYVIKNFHKIYKKYKKKILKKKCINIFQIGNIASFLCSDISIGISGQIIHVNDGLNNIF, from the coding sequence ATACATTTACTTTTTAAAAAAAAAATTTTAATTTTAGGAATTAGAAATAAATTTTCTATAGCTTATGGAATTGCAAAATCTATGATATTATATAAAGCAAAATTAGCTATAACATATTTTAATGATAGAGAAAAAAAATTTATAAAAAATTTTGCAAATCAAAACAATTGTAAAATAATATTAAAATGTGATGTTTCTAGTGATAGAAGTATAAATAATTTATTTTTAAAATTATCAAAATATTGGAAAAATTTTGATGGCTTAGTACATTCTATAGCATTTGCAGAAAAAAAACAATTTTCTAAAAATTATTTGGACATTATAGATAGAAGAAATTTTCTTTTATCACATGAAATTAGTTCTTATAGTTTTTTAGCTTTATGTAAAGCGTGTAAACATATGTTAAATAAAAATTCTTCTTTATTAACAATTTCTTATTTAGGTTCAAATTTGGTAGTTCCTAATTATAACGTAATGGGCCCAGCGAAAGCATCTTTAGAATCAAATGTAAAATATATAGACTATTATTTTAAAAAAAAATATATTAGAGCTAATGCTATTTCAGTAGGGCCAACAAAAACAACTTCTTCATATGTAATAAAAAACTTTCATAAAATTTACAAAAAATATAAAAAAAAAATATTAAAAAAAAAATGTATAAATATATTTCAAATAGGAAATATAGCTTCTTTTTTATGTTCTGATATTTCCATAGGAATATCTGGTCAAATAATTCATGTAAACGATGGTTTAAATAATATTTTTTAA
- a CDS encoding YchE family NAAT transporter, whose translation MSLKSLDIFLYISFFFNLFVLTNPIGMIPIFISMTNNQDSLERNRTNYNVVLTVFFILFFSLLFGSNILHIFGISMHSFRIAGGILIIGIANSMINGKFCINKNKLKKNKKLNKKYKNTSIVPLAIPLIAGPGVISSTIIWSTKNNNIINLIICTFIIFLFSFTCWILFKLSKFFIKVFGENGINIITQIMGLLLMSIGIEFLINEIKFFILK comes from the coding sequence ATGAGTTTAAAATCATTAGATATTTTTTTATATATTAGTTTTTTTTTTAATTTATTTGTTTTAACAAATCCAATAGGTATGATACCAATTTTTATTAGTATGACAAATAATCAAGATTCTTTAGAAAGAAATAGAACCAATTATAATGTTGTATTAACAGTATTTTTTATATTATTTTTTTCATTACTATTTGGATCAAATATTTTACATATTTTCGGAATTTCTATGCATTCATTTAGAATAGCTGGAGGAATACTTATAATAGGTATAGCCAACTCTATGATAAATGGAAAATTTTGTATTAATAAAAATAAATTAAAAAAAAATAAAAAATTAAATAAAAAATATAAAAATACTAGTATAGTGCCTTTAGCTATTCCTTTAATAGCAGGTCCTGGTGTAATAAGTTCAACCATTATATGGAGTACAAAAAATAATAATATTATAAATTTAATAATATGTACTTTTATTATTTTTTTATTTTCTTTTACTTGTTGGATATTGTTCAAATTATCAAAATTTTTTATAAAAGTTTTTGGAGAAAATGGAATAAATATAATTACACAAATTATGGGGTTATTGTTAATGTCTATTGGTATAGAATTTTTAATTAATGAAATAAAATTTTTTATATTAAAATAA
- the lipB gene encoding lipoyl(octanoyl) transferase LipB has product MIIFKDLGTKEWKYTFFLMNKFIKKKKKINEIWFVEHPPVFTVGKNFFKKKYYITKKINIYYTNRGGGITYHGLGQQLVYFLINLKKRKKIFILLRIITNSIIKTLKYFKIRGYYNKQKPGIYVNKKKICSIGLNIKNGYSMHGFSLNVDMDLFPFNLIVPCNNEHEKISQMKFFNKKILIKNVKKILKTNIKFFYKKFF; this is encoded by the coding sequence ATGATAATTTTTAAAGATTTAGGAACAAAAGAATGGAAATATACTTTTTTTTTAATGAACAAATTTATAAAAAAAAAAAAAAAAATTAATGAAATTTGGTTTGTAGAACATCCTCCAGTTTTTACAGTTGGAAAAAATTTTTTTAAAAAAAAATATTATATTACAAAAAAAATCAATATTTATTATACAAATAGAGGAGGAGGTATTACATATCATGGATTAGGTCAACAATTAGTATATTTTTTAATTAATTTAAAAAAAAGAAAAAAAATATTTATTTTATTACGGATAATCACAAATTCTATTATTAAAACATTAAAATATTTTAAAATAAGAGGATATTATAATAAGCAAAAACCCGGGATATATGTAAATAAAAAAAAAATATGTTCTATAGGATTGAATATAAAAAATGGATATTCTATGCATGGATTTTCTTTAAATGTAGATATGGATTTGTTTCCATTTAATTTAATAGTTCCATGTAATAATGAACATGAAAAAATTTCACAAATGAAATTTTTTAATAAAAAAATATTAATAAAAAATGTAAAAAAAATATTAAAAACTAATATAAAATTTTTTTATAAAAAATTTTTTTAA
- the lipA gene encoding lipoyl synthase: protein MKNKFKKNKIMFSKTYNIILKKPKWIITKFPTNNNKIKSIKKILKKNNLHSVCQEALCPNIYECFSKKTLTFMILGNICTRKCTFCAVLKGRPNKIDYYEPKKIAKIVKLINLKHVVITSVNRDDLKDGGSKHFLKCIKEIKKKKLNTTIEILVPDFRKCMNYAIKKISTCPPDIFNHNIESVPRLYKYVRKGANYKHSLNLLKNFKNENPNTITKSGLMIGLGEKYREILKVITDLKKNNVNMLTIGQYLQPSKYHFPVKKYFTIKEFKNLEKEAVEIGFKNVFCGPLVRSSYHSNLQIKQLKTKKYKD, encoded by the coding sequence ATGAAAAATAAATTTAAAAAAAATAAAATTATGTTTTCTAAAACATACAATATTATTTTGAAAAAACCAAAATGGATAATTACTAAATTTCCTACAAATAATAATAAAATAAAAAGTATAAAAAAAATATTAAAAAAAAATAATTTGCACTCTGTATGTCAAGAAGCACTATGTCCTAATATATATGAATGTTTTAGTAAAAAAACTTTGACTTTTATGATATTAGGAAATATATGTACTAGAAAATGTACCTTTTGTGCAGTTTTAAAAGGAAGACCTAATAAAATTGATTATTATGAACCAAAAAAAATAGCAAAAATAGTTAAATTAATTAATTTAAAACATGTAGTAATAACTTCTGTAAATAGAGATGATTTAAAAGATGGAGGCTCAAAACATTTTTTAAAATGTATAAAAGAAATAAAAAAAAAAAAATTAAATACAACTATAGAAATTTTAGTTCCAGATTTTAGAAAATGTATGAATTATGCTATAAAAAAAATATCTACATGTCCTCCAGATATATTTAATCATAATATAGAAAGTGTTCCTAGATTATATAAATATGTTAGAAAAGGAGCAAATTATAAACATTCACTAAATTTATTAAAAAATTTTAAAAATGAAAATCCAAACACGATTACAAAATCTGGTTTAATGATTGGATTAGGCGAAAAATATCGCGAAATATTAAAAGTAATAACAGATTTAAAAAAAAATAATGTCAATATGTTAACTATTGGTCAATATTTACAACCAAGTAAATATCATTTTCCAGTAAAAAAATATTTTACAATTAAAGAATTTAAAAATTTAGAAAAAGAAGCAGTTGAAATAGGTTTTAAAAATGTATTTTGTGGTCCATTAGTACGTTCTTCTTATCATTCAAATTTACAAATTAAACAATTAAAAACAAAAAAATATAAAGATTAA
- the yciA gene encoding acyl-CoA thioester hydrolase YciA: protein MKSLNKKIVRGKLVIRSLAMPKHMNASGDIFGGWIMSQIDLGGAILAKEISKGNVTTVRVKNIIFLKPVSVGDVVSCYAKLYKTGISSINIKIEVWIKKISSYPLGIIYKVAKANLIYVAIDKKKNIRLAYNNYYISKK, encoded by the coding sequence ATGAAAAGCTTAAATAAAAAAATTGTAAGAGGAAAATTAGTTATAAGAAGTTTAGCTATGCCTAAACATATGAATGCTAGTGGAGACATTTTTGGAGGATGGATAATGTCACAAATAGATTTAGGAGGTGCTATATTAGCAAAAGAAATATCTAAAGGAAATGTTACTACTGTAAGAGTAAAAAATATTATATTCTTAAAACCAGTTTCTGTTGGGGATGTGGTTAGTTGTTATGCAAAATTATATAAAACAGGAATTAGTTCAATTAATATAAAAATTGAAGTATGGATAAAAAAAATTAGTTCTTACCCATTAGGAATAATATATAAAGTTGCTAAAGCAAATTTAATATATGTTGCTATAGATAAAAAAAAAAATATAAGATTGGCATATAATAATTATTATATTAGTAAAAAATAA
- a CDS encoding YciC family protein: MVIIIMFIKETDLFIETFDFIKKNFIKVFFISIFFSFIVVLSDCFIIPIMQRIYFSVISKNNSMYSLIHTFNFMTFFQQKTFLQFSFLKNIIYVVSITFIIESIIMIAQFKIFEKEKNFYNLYRIFSSFFPNLFILIFFINLVVQIGTVLLMFPAIIFSIFFSLSPIILIVEKQSILLSMQKSFLICLTKCKDLFIPIIFWFFAKFVLLIISSIIKFFPESIFLFLYNSMSNFLLCILTTYLFKFYSLFNSVKKF, translated from the coding sequence ATGGTGATAATAATAATGTTTATTAAAGAAACTGATTTATTTATTGAGACATTTGATTTTATAAAAAAAAATTTTATAAAAGTTTTTTTTATATCTATATTTTTTTCCTTTATAGTAGTCTTATCTGATTGTTTTATAATTCCAATTATGCAAAGAATTTATTTTTCTGTTATTAGTAAAAATAATTCTATGTATTCTTTAATACATACATTTAATTTTATGACATTTTTTCAGCAAAAAACATTTTTACAATTTTCTTTTTTAAAAAATATAATTTATGTAGTTAGTATTACGTTTATTATAGAAAGTATTATAATGATAGCTCAATTTAAAATATTTGAAAAAGAAAAAAATTTCTATAATTTATATAGAATATTTTCTTCTTTCTTTCCAAATTTATTTATATTAATTTTTTTTATAAATTTGGTTGTTCAAATAGGAACAGTTTTACTGATGTTTCCAGCTATAATTTTTTCAATTTTTTTTTCTTTATCTCCAATAATTTTAATTGTAGAAAAACAAAGTATATTATTATCTATGCAAAAAAGTTTTTTAATTTGTTTAACAAAATGTAAAGATTTATTTATTCCAATAATATTTTGGTTTTTTGCAAAATTTGTTTTATTGATAATAAGTTCAATAATAAAATTTTTTCCAGAAAGTATATTTTTATTTTTATATAATTCTATGTCAAATTTTTTATTATGCATATTGACAACATATTTATTTAAATTTTATTCATTGTTTAATTCTGTAAAAAAATTTTAA